The window AGCGAATGGTCAATAAAAAAAATATTGATGTAGAAATAGTAAGGGGAAGCGATTCGGACTTTCCTATAATGGAAACTGCAGGAAAGGTGCTGAAAGAATTTGGCATTTCTTATAGGTTTAATGTCATATCTGCACATCGTACTCCAGAAGAATGCGCAGTTTTTAGCAAAAAAGCTGAAAGTAGAGGTGTAAAGGTTATAATCGCCGGTGCTGGTTATGCCGCTCACTTAGCAGGTGTAATAGCATCATATACAAAACTTCCTGTAATCGGAGTCCCTTTAGAGGGCTCATCTCTAAATGGTCTTGATTCCCTTCTTTCAACTGTGCAGATGCCCGGGGGTGTACCTGTTGCCACA of the Candidatus Schekmanbacteria bacterium genome contains:
- the purE gene encoding 5-(carboxyamino)imidazole ribonucleotide mutase, which codes for MVNKKNIDVEIVRGSDSDFPIMETAGKVLKEFGISYRFNVISAHRTPEECAVFSKKAESRGVKVIIAGAGYAAHLAGVIASYTKLPVIGVPLEGSSLNGLDSLLSTVQMPGGVPVATMAIGKAGAKNAAFYAARIIALQNRTVKKKLVKYISDMKEEVRKKDLLIKKKK